In Ovis aries strain OAR_USU_Benz2616 breed Rambouillet chromosome 14, ARS-UI_Ramb_v3.0, whole genome shotgun sequence, a single genomic region encodes these proteins:
- the CXCL17 gene encoding LOW QUALITY PROTEIN: C-X-C motif chemokine 17 (The sequence of the model RefSeq protein was modified relative to this genomic sequence to represent the inferred CDS: substituted 1 base at 1 genomic stop codon): MDLFQRNKGTKSLGAFPFQCLEVTRFLPTGVARGQRDQHQASGRWLREGGQECECKISPFSFHQRHHRKPTKPSRAXQRFLRQCQLASFALPL, encoded by the exons ATGGATTTGTTCCAGAGGAACAAAG GAACCAAGTCTCTTGGCGCCTTCCCTTTCCAGTGCCTGGAAGTGACCCGTTTCCTTCCTACAGGGGTTGCCAGAGGCCAGAGGGACCAACACCAGGCTTCTGGGAGGTGGCTCCGAGAAGGAGGCCAAGAATGCGAGTGCAAAA tctctcccttttcttttcacCAAAGACACCACAGGAAGCCAACCAAGCCCTCCAGAGCCTGACAGCGATTTCTCAGACAATGTCAGCTGGCAAGCTTTGCTCTGCCTTTATAG